Proteins from a genomic interval of uncultured Methanocorpusculum sp.:
- the mutS gene encoding DNA mismatch repair protein MutS: MVSPKKLTPAMEQVKTFKEKYPDCILFMRMGDFYETFFEDAEICARELDIVQTSRSKDPDGNPIPLAGIPYHAVDLYLPRMIRKGYKVAVCEQIEDPKLAKGVVKRDVVRVVTPGTAIDADVIPGSTAHYLMALCPDAKKTVMGLAFLDITTGEFFVREIPFESGFSALATEIEQYNPLEILVPQGISRDLIAYLASTCRVLTPGRSGLFVDGVNELTTAFGVSSLDGFDISSVECTNAAAAALRYAKETQKTDLPHIHGFSRKYSNDAMILDAITLRNLEILNPLRGDRNDTTLFGFLNRTKNPMGSRVLRSTITRPLTSPEKINYRLDAVGFFTQRPVLLSGVRTLLSRFTDIERIAGRIAYGNASPRDLLALASSLNAIPGLTAELCGAEGLLKDELEQIPAFAGIADLILSAIVDEPPLVYKNGGIIRAGYSSDLDAIRNIVTNGRDWIAELQQTERERTGIRSLKIAYNNVFGYYIEITKANLHLVPDTYERKQTTANGERFTIPALREREAVMAQADDRVLALETSLFESLVTHLAEFVPALQQASRSIGTIDMIAAFADLSLSGNYVRPELVPGTELLIRDGRHPIVENTVPGGYVPNDTEMSSIGQQILILTGANMAGKSTYMRSVALICIMAQTGCFVPASFAQIGIVDRVFTRVGASDDLAGGQSTFMVEMLELANILNNATDQSLILLDEIGRGTSTVDGYAIARAVLEYLHGKGGAGPRTLFATHFHQLIGMESELRRVRNYHFAVKEDQHDITFLRKLIPGATDRSYGIHVAKIAGVPKKVLVRASDLLREALTQDASSGGTKYYTQMLLTDAEPAQSAVEERIRDADPNMMTPMQALMFITELKALLEKK; the protein is encoded by the coding sequence ATGGTCTCTCCAAAAAAACTCACTCCCGCCATGGAACAGGTCAAAACATTCAAAGAAAAATACCCTGACTGTATCCTTTTCATGCGGATGGGCGACTTTTACGAGACCTTCTTCGAAGACGCCGAGATATGTGCCCGGGAACTCGACATCGTCCAGACCTCCCGCTCCAAAGACCCCGACGGAAACCCCATCCCCCTTGCCGGCATCCCCTACCACGCAGTCGACCTCTACCTCCCCAGAATGATCCGCAAAGGATACAAAGTCGCCGTCTGCGAACAGATCGAGGACCCGAAACTCGCAAAAGGCGTTGTAAAGCGGGACGTCGTCCGGGTCGTCACTCCGGGAACGGCGATCGACGCCGACGTCATCCCCGGATCCACCGCCCACTATCTTATGGCCCTCTGTCCCGACGCGAAAAAAACCGTCATGGGCCTTGCCTTCCTCGACATCACCACCGGCGAATTTTTTGTCCGGGAGATCCCCTTCGAATCGGGATTCTCCGCCCTCGCCACCGAAATAGAACAATATAATCCCCTCGAGATCCTCGTCCCGCAGGGCATCTCCAGAGATCTCATCGCCTACCTCGCCTCCACCTGCCGGGTCCTCACTCCCGGCCGTTCCGGTCTCTTCGTTGACGGCGTCAACGAACTCACCACCGCATTCGGCGTCTCCTCTCTTGACGGATTCGACATCAGCTCCGTGGAGTGCACGAATGCCGCGGCCGCGGCCCTTCGCTATGCAAAGGAGACCCAGAAGACCGATCTCCCCCACATCCACGGATTCTCCCGGAAGTATTCGAACGACGCGATGATCCTGGACGCGATCACGCTCCGAAATCTCGAGATCCTCAATCCTCTTCGCGGCGACCGAAACGATACCACGCTATTCGGTTTTCTCAACCGGACAAAAAATCCCATGGGAAGCCGGGTTCTAAGGAGCACCATCACCCGGCCGCTGACTTCGCCGGAAAAGATCAACTACCGGCTCGATGCCGTCGGGTTTTTCACCCAAAGGCCAGTTCTCCTCTCGGGCGTTCGGACCCTCCTCTCCAGATTCACCGACATCGAGAGGATCGCCGGCCGGATTGCCTACGGCAATGCCTCGCCCCGTGACCTTCTCGCACTCGCCTCCAGTCTGAACGCCATCCCCGGACTCACCGCCGAACTCTGCGGCGCCGAAGGCCTTCTTAAAGATGAACTTGAGCAGATACCGGCCTTTGCCGGCATCGCCGACCTCATCCTTTCCGCGATCGTCGACGAACCGCCTCTCGTCTACAAAAACGGTGGCATCATCAGGGCAGGATACAGCAGCGACCTCGATGCGATCAGAAACATCGTCACGAACGGCCGGGACTGGATCGCCGAACTCCAGCAGACCGAACGTGAACGCACCGGGATCCGTTCACTCAAGATCGCCTACAACAACGTGTTCGGCTACTACATCGAGATCACGAAGGCAAACCTCCATCTCGTTCCCGACACCTACGAACGTAAACAGACCACCGCAAACGGCGAGCGGTTCACGATTCCTGCCCTTCGCGAACGCGAAGCGGTAATGGCCCAGGCAGACGACCGCGTTCTCGCTCTCGAGACATCGCTCTTCGAATCGCTGGTTACGCATCTTGCCGAGTTCGTCCCGGCCCTCCAGCAGGCGTCCCGCTCGATCGGCACGATCGACATGATCGCCGCGTTTGCAGACCTCTCGCTTTCCGGGAACTACGTCCGGCCCGAACTCGTTCCCGGGACGGAACTCCTCATCCGTGACGGCCGCCACCCGATCGTCGAAAACACCGTCCCGGGAGGCTATGTCCCAAACGACACTGAGATGAGTTCGATCGGCCAGCAGATCCTGATCCTCACCGGCGCCAACATGGCTGGTAAATCGACCTACATGCGAAGTGTCGCCCTCATCTGCATCATGGCCCAGACCGGCTGCTTCGTTCCGGCATCCTTTGCCCAGATCGGGATCGTCGACCGGGTCTTTACCCGTGTCGGAGCCTCCGACGACCTCGCCGGAGGACAGAGTACCTTCATGGTCGAGATGCTCGAACTCGCAAATATTTTGAACAACGCCACCGATCAAAGCCTCATCCTCCTGGACGAGATCGGCAGAGGGACGAGCACCGTCGACGGCTATGCGATCGCACGGGCCGTACTCGAATATCTGCACGGCAAGGGAGGCGCCGGTCCCCGCACGCTGTTTGCGACCCACTTCCACCAGCTGATCGGGATGGAGTCCGAACTCCGGCGTGTCCGAAACTACCACTTCGCCGTGAAAGAGGATCAGCACGACATCACGTTCCTTCGAAAACTCATCCCCGGCGCGACGGATCGAAGCTACGGTATCCATGTCGCCAAGATCGCCGGTGTCCCGAAAAAGGTCCTGGTCCGTGCCTCTGACCTCCTCAGAGAGGCCCTCACGCAGGACGCGTCCTCCGGCGGGACGAAATACTACACGCAGATGCTTTTAACGGACGCCGAGCCGGCCCAATCTGCCGTTGAGGAGCGGATCCGTGACGCCGATCCGAATATGATGACCCCCATGCAGGCGCTTATGTTCATCACCGAACTCAAAGCCCTGCTAGAGAAGAAATGA
- a CDS encoding nitroreductase family protein, translated as MDIQQAIIERHSVRSFTDQRIEGEIKSSLEEAIEECNRESGLNIQLCLDEPNAFGGMRAHYGKFENCKNYIALIGKAGTDEICGYYGEKLVLKAQQLGLNTCWVAMTYNKSKAPCILNKGEKIQIVIALGHGKTAGRPHKSKDMMQLSRVEGEMADWFKRGMEAAMLAPTAVNQQKFIITQNGNTVSAKPLAAFFSKFDIGIVKYHFEIGAGKENFSWKED; from the coding sequence ATGGATATACAGCAGGCAATCATAGAACGTCATTCGGTACGAAGCTTTACCGATCAGCGAATCGAGGGTGAGATAAAATCCTCTCTGGAAGAGGCAATCGAAGAATGCAATCGGGAAAGCGGACTCAATATCCAGCTCTGTCTCGATGAACCCAATGCATTCGGCGGCATGCGGGCACACTACGGGAAGTTTGAAAACTGTAAAAACTACATCGCCCTTATAGGCAAGGCCGGGACCGATGAAATTTGCGGATATTACGGTGAAAAACTCGTGCTGAAAGCACAGCAACTCGGGCTCAACACCTGCTGGGTCGCGATGACCTACAACAAATCAAAAGCACCCTGTATCCTGAACAAAGGCGAAAAGATCCAGATCGTCATTGCGCTTGGCCACGGCAAAACAGCGGGAAGACCGCATAAATCAAAGGACATGATGCAGCTCTCCAGAGTCGAAGGCGAGATGGCGGACTGGTTCAAACGAGGTATGGAGGCCGCAATGCTCGCCCCGACAGCGGTGAACCAGCAGAAGTTCATCATAACGCAAAACGGAAACACCGTCTCGGCAAAACCGCTTGCCGCATTCTTTTCCAAATTCGATATCGGGATCGTCAAATATCATTTCGAGATCGGAGCAGGAAAAGAAAATTTCAGCTGGAAAGAAGATTAG
- the tpiA gene encoding triose-phosphate isomerase — protein sequence MSSPLILVNFKSYREGSGNPAGQIASAAELVMQESGVTIGIAPQFVELHPFCKHYEIPVYAQHIDAVEGAFTGRIPAFTVRAAGCVGSLINHSERRLTIAEIEACVEAAKFNHLESVVCTNNVGVSAATVAFSPTYVAIEPPELIGSGISVAKADPDIIRNSVSAVKKISPDVKVLCGAGIQSGECVKTAVDLGADGVLLASSVVKAKDPEAVLRDLVSLL from the coding sequence ATGTCGTCCCCGCTTATCCTGGTGAACTTCAAATCATACCGCGAAGGTTCGGGCAATCCGGCAGGACAAATAGCTTCGGCCGCGGAACTCGTTATGCAGGAGTCGGGCGTGACGATCGGTATCGCTCCGCAGTTTGTTGAGCTTCACCCGTTCTGCAAGCATTACGAGATCCCGGTGTACGCCCAGCACATCGATGCGGTGGAAGGAGCTTTCACCGGCCGGATCCCCGCATTCACCGTGCGGGCGGCCGGCTGTGTCGGGTCGCTGATCAACCACTCGGAAAGGAGACTGACGATTGCAGAGATCGAGGCCTGCGTCGAAGCGGCGAAGTTCAATCATCTCGAGTCGGTCGTATGCACGAACAATGTGGGTGTCTCGGCAGCAACCGTGGCGTTTTCCCCGACGTATGTGGCCATAGAGCCGCCGGAACTTATCGGCTCGGGCATCTCGGTCGCAAAAGCGGATCCTGATATCATCAGAAACTCGGTTTCTGCCGTAAAAAAGATCAGCCCGGACGTCAAGGTCCTCTGCGGTGCAGGCATCCAGTCGGGCGAGTGCGTAAAAACGGCGGTCGATCTTGGAGCCGACGGTGTTCTGCTGGCGTCAAGCGTCGTGAAGGCAAAGGATCCGGAGGCCGTGCTCCGCGATCTGGTGTCCCTTTTATAA
- a CDS encoding multiprotein bridging factor aMBF1, translated as MSEYIMQTEYCELCGVTLSKKGKLVQIEGAKPMRVCDKCAKLGTEVQAPRAPVQSFGRPVITTKAPSQASQQANRKRDMFDFIEGDIVEDYPQRIAAARHAKGFSQKDLAFILKMQEGDIKKFERGDRAPTEAERKKLEKELGIVLLDVSDDDDKLKAGGVASTTLGNVLQVKRK; from the coding sequence ATGAGCGAGTATATCATGCAGACAGAATATTGTGAGTTATGCGGGGTAACACTGAGTAAGAAAGGCAAACTGGTGCAGATCGAGGGAGCAAAGCCGATGAGAGTCTGTGACAAGTGCGCTAAGCTCGGGACCGAGGTCCAGGCACCGCGTGCTCCGGTCCAGTCGTTCGGCCGCCCGGTGATCACGACCAAGGCCCCTTCCCAGGCAAGCCAGCAGGCAAACCGCAAGCGGGATATGTTCGATTTCATCGAAGGCGATATCGTGGAGGATTACCCCCAGCGGATCGCAGCGGCCCGTCATGCCAAAGGCTTCTCCCAGAAGGATCTTGCCTTCATTTTAAAAATGCAGGAAGGCGACATCAAGAAGTTCGAACGCGGCGACCGTGCCCCAACAGAAGCGGAACGCAAGAAGCTCGAAAAGGAACTTGGGATCGTTCTTCTGGATGTGTCCGATGACGACGACAAGCTTAAGGCAGGCGGCGTCGCTTCCACCACGCTCGGCAATGTTCTTCAGGTGAAGAGGAAGTAA
- a CDS encoding proteasome-activating nucleotidase has product MTESGQDDNQDVIAPIISVEPVISSDELAQLRKTNIALESRNYELRETVRQLRLQSAATESERDQYKRETKKLKGELEHYRTPPLVIGTIEALASGGRVIVRSTTGPQFLSKVGEGVEAADIIPGRQCALHPQSFVLVEVLPNKYDTVISGMEVETAPNVSYADIGGLEHQKTLLREAVELPLLKPDLFAKVGIEPPKGVLLVGPPGTGKTLLAKAVSHETNAAFIRVVGSELVQKYIGEGARLVRELFALARDKAPAIIFIDEIDAIGSSRSNDAYSAGDHEVNRTLMQLLSELDGFNTRGNVKIIAATNRMDILDQALLRPGRFDRIIEFPLPTEEGRAMILAIHTKKMHLAKSVSLEKIAAETPNMNGSELMAICVEAGMNAVRTGRTRVSGEDFTKVIDAVRKGRTEKIMPLPDGMYS; this is encoded by the coding sequence ATGACTGAATCTGGGCAGGATGACAATCAGGACGTGATCGCGCCGATCATCTCCGTAGAACCGGTTATTTCGTCGGATGAGCTTGCACAGCTCAGAAAAACCAACATTGCCCTGGAAAGCCGCAACTACGAGCTGCGGGAAACGGTCAGACAGCTCAGACTGCAGTCTGCGGCAACGGAGTCTGAGAGGGATCAGTACAAACGCGAGACGAAAAAACTCAAGGGCGAACTGGAACATTACCGCACCCCGCCTCTCGTGATCGGGACGATCGAGGCACTCGCATCGGGTGGCCGCGTGATCGTCAGAAGCACGACGGGACCGCAGTTCCTCTCGAAAGTGGGCGAGGGCGTCGAGGCGGCGGATATAATTCCCGGAAGACAGTGTGCTCTCCATCCGCAGTCGTTTGTGCTTGTAGAGGTCCTGCCGAACAAATACGATACCGTGATCTCCGGCATGGAGGTCGAAACGGCGCCGAACGTCAGCTACGCCGATATCGGCGGACTCGAACACCAGAAGACCCTCTTACGCGAAGCAGTGGAACTGCCGCTTCTTAAACCCGACCTGTTCGCAAAAGTGGGTATCGAGCCGCCGAAAGGCGTGCTTCTCGTCGGCCCGCCCGGAACCGGCAAAACACTGCTCGCAAAGGCAGTATCCCATGAGACGAACGCCGCCTTCATCCGGGTCGTCGGATCAGAACTCGTGCAGAAGTATATCGGTGAGGGGGCACGGCTGGTTCGGGAACTCTTCGCTCTCGCACGGGACAAGGCACCGGCGATCATTTTCATCGACGAGATCGACGCGATTGGGTCGTCAAGAAGCAACGATGCCTACTCGGCAGGCGACCACGAAGTGAACCGGACCCTGATGCAGCTTTTGTCCGAGCTGGACGGATTCAATACGCGGGGGAACGTGAAGATCATCGCGGCCACGAACAGGATGGATATCCTTGATCAGGCACTCTTACGACCCGGAAGGTTCGACCGGATCATCGAGTTCCCGCTCCCGACCGAAGAGGGACGGGCGATGATCCTTGCGATCCACACGAAAAAGATGCATCTTGCAAAGAGCGTTTCGCTCGAAAAGATCGCGGCCGAAACCCCGAACATGAACGGATCGGAGTTAATGGCGATCTGTGTCGAGGCCGGTATGAACGCCGTCCGGACCGGCAGGACGAGGGTCAGCGGAGAGGACTTCACGAAAGTGATCGACGCGGTCAGAAAGGGACGAACTGAGAAGATCATGCCCCTCCCGGACGGGATGTATTCATAA
- a CDS encoding ATP-grasp domain-containing protein produces MIHIIPKPTDTPTDNSTGMVQEELRRRGVPFVNLDLAAVDPFDLPVFGETIWACGIKQDGVQFELLKALELENHVINSPEAIAICASKVTTTAKILQSGAPSPATCFTNSKAKVQKFVDEHGGKAVYKPVYGFDGNGIYLFHSADEIKEEPPYYVQEYVKNDRDYRIFVIDYEAVGAIKRESPHLTHNIHQGGCGQAVEIPKDMAEAAEGAARAVGIDYCGVDLLPLEDGGYTVLEVNGTPNWHCMTAPIPKLLADYLIRQDKEGRK; encoded by the coding sequence ATGATTCATATTATCCCTAAACCGACCGATACTCCAACCGACAACTCCACCGGCATGGTCCAGGAAGAGCTGAGAAGACGCGGCGTCCCGTTCGTCAACCTCGACCTTGCGGCCGTCGATCCGTTCGATCTCCCGGTGTTTGGAGAGACGATCTGGGCATGCGGGATAAAACAGGACGGCGTCCAGTTCGAACTTCTCAAAGCCCTCGAACTGGAAAACCACGTGATCAACTCTCCCGAGGCGATCGCGATTTGCGCAAGCAAAGTGACGACCACCGCAAAGATCCTCCAGTCGGGAGCGCCGAGTCCGGCCACCTGCTTTACGAACAGTAAGGCAAAGGTCCAGAAGTTCGTCGATGAACACGGGGGGAAAGCCGTGTATAAACCGGTCTACGGTTTCGACGGGAACGGTATCTATCTCTTCCACTCCGCCGACGAGATCAAAGAAGAACCGCCATACTACGTGCAGGAATACGTCAAAAACGACCGGGACTACCGGATCTTCGTCATCGATTATGAGGCAGTAGGAGCAATCAAACGAGAATCCCCGCACCTTACCCACAATATCCATCAGGGTGGATGCGGTCAGGCCGTCGAGATCCCGAAAGACATGGCAGAAGCAGCAGAAGGAGCGGCCCGGGCGGTCGGGATCGACTACTGCGGGGTCGATCTTCTGCCTCTCGAAGACGGCGGCTACACCGTTCTCGAAGTAAACGGCACCCCGAACTGGCACTGCATGACTGCACCGATCCCCAAACTTCTTGCCGATTATCTGATCCGCCAGGACAAAGAAGGCAGGAAATAA
- a CDS encoding UPF0058 family protein, producing MHKEELLELHQIFFDIKVYYESINPDLKFPQYNALKITPDMVNRSKLEHKYAIFILGSEIASAMKEIETISSRGIPTRMKELADRTLKEMESEKEQ from the coding sequence ATGCACAAGGAAGAACTACTTGAGCTTCATCAGATATTTTTTGACATCAAAGTATATTATGAGTCAATTAACCCGGATCTGAAGTTCCCCCAATACAATGCACTGAAAATTACGCCGGACATGGTCAACCGGAGTAAGCTCGAACACAAATATGCGATCTTCATTCTCGGCTCCGAGATCGCCTCGGCAATGAAAGAGATCGAGACCATTTCCTCACGCGGCATCCCAACCCGCATGAAAGAGCTTGCCGACCGCACGCTCAAGGAAATGGAATCCGAAAAGGAACAGTAA
- a CDS encoding putative manganese-dependent inorganic diphosphatase yields the protein MKSIYVIGHRHPDTDSICSAIGYAAFLNWDGKDTYIAARCGDLNAESKYALAKFDLEGPALVLSVEPSVADIPFTHPESANAETPTIDVIELMDKNDLRNLPITDPNGNLIGLVSEHGLARAYVSNTKMETLAVSPVSVDTLARILYGTVRVKNHTVLEGAVYISIDALHVILSRITKKDIAIVGDDEPTQLALVSAGIAALIIADSAPVGQRLLASASEKGVTVISTEVDAFGVAKMIHLTLPAETIMTKDVPTVRIADTMEYVKQIVSNSKYRTACVVDENNKLLGTISRNSLMEDVAKSVILVDHNEYNQAVEGIETADIIEIIDHHRLGAMATLRPIRFDMEPVGSTSTIVTRRFMEAGITPDKNVAGILLSGILSDTLGLKMSTTTKQDEDAVRFLSEIAGVDPASYANELITEGMSLSGVSQDELLERDTKEYNLSGKRVIISQVLVPSYAYAKTNADAIFAALDAKLRQPHAPDIYIALYTSVSEMGSDMFTAADESTMLAMNWSKTPMHLPGVVSRKKDFVPHFGRMLDSVF from the coding sequence TTGAAGTCAATATATGTGATAGGCCACCGGCATCCGGATACTGACAGTATATGCAGTGCGATCGGATATGCGGCATTTCTGAACTGGGACGGGAAGGATACGTATATCGCGGCACGCTGCGGCGACCTGAACGCCGAGTCGAAGTACGCTCTCGCGAAGTTCGATCTGGAAGGTCCGGCCCTTGTCTTAAGCGTCGAGCCGTCGGTGGCGGATATTCCATTCACGCACCCGGAGAGCGCGAATGCGGAAACGCCGACGATCGACGTGATCGAGCTGATGGACAAGAACGATCTGCGGAATCTGCCGATCACGGATCCGAACGGGAACCTGATCGGTCTCGTGAGCGAGCATGGTCTTGCAAGAGCCTATGTCTCGAATACGAAGATGGAGACGCTCGCCGTTTCGCCGGTAAGTGTGGATACGCTCGCACGGATCCTGTACGGAACGGTGCGGGTGAAAAATCATACCGTTCTTGAAGGAGCTGTATATATTTCGATCGACGCCCTGCACGTGATCCTCTCCCGCATAACAAAAAAGGATATCGCGATCGTCGGAGACGACGAGCCGACCCAGCTCGCATTGGTCTCGGCCGGGATCGCAGCCCTGATCATCGCGGATTCGGCGCCGGTCGGGCAGAGGCTTCTTGCTTCCGCCTCGGAGAAGGGCGTGACGGTGATCTCGACCGAGGTCGACGCATTTGGTGTCGCAAAAATGATCCACTTGACGCTCCCTGCCGAGACGATCATGACGAAGGATGTGCCGACGGTCCGCATCGCTGACACGATGGAATACGTGAAGCAGATCGTATCGAACTCGAAGTATCGGACGGCCTGTGTGGTGGACGAGAATAACAAACTTCTCGGGACGATCTCGCGGAACTCGCTGATGGAGGACGTGGCAAAGTCGGTGATCCTGGTCGATCACAACGAATACAACCAGGCGGTCGAGGGGATCGAGACGGCAGACATCATCGAGATCATCGACCACCACCGGCTTGGGGCGATGGCGACCCTTCGCCCGATCCGGTTCGATATGGAGCCGGTCGGTTCGACCTCGACGATAGTGACCAGACGGTTCATGGAAGCGGGGATCACGCCGGACAAGAACGTCGCGGGGATCCTGCTTTCGGGAATCCTTTCGGATACGCTCGGCCTGAAGATGTCAACGACGACAAAGCAGGACGAGGACGCGGTCCGCTTCCTCTCGGAGATCGCCGGGGTGGATCCGGCCTCCTACGCGAACGAACTGATCACGGAAGGAATGTCGCTTTCGGGCGTTTCGCAGGACGAGCTTCTGGAAAGGGACACAAAGGAGTATAATCTCTCCGGCAAACGGGTGATCATTTCGCAGGTCCTTGTCCCGTCGTATGCATATGCGAAGACGAATGCCGACGCGATCTTTGCGGCGCTGGATGCGAAACTCCGGCAGCCGCATGCCCCGGACATCTATATCGCATTATATACCAGTGTCTCGGAGATGGGATCAGACATGTTCACGGCGGCCGACGAATCGACGATGCTTGCGATGAACTGGAGCAAGACCCCCATGCATCTGCCGGGGGTCGTTTCGAGGAAAAAGGATTTTGTGCCGCATTTCGGACGGATGCTGGACTCCGTTTTCTAA
- a CDS encoding TIGR03768 family metallophosphoesterase, whose protein sequence is MSRILAVVLVLFTVLLVFSSGCVSQTESLNTTERTVVQVDPGANQTITPANLSIYHYNGFGEWTYGDGVPLTVRDDLAGGMNASGEGTELLSFATISDIHITDEESPLQVIALGYLRPFPSAYSPVSMYSTQVLNAAVKTINNINKENQLDLVLSLGDAANNDQYNELRWYIDVLDGKTITPVSGGTAGKENIDYQKTFTAEGLDMPWYQTIGNHDEFFTGVFAMDENLSSVLIGDTVANLRLDVTVTGDTSLTGYYLGVFNGSDPNGTIIDMGSVSSFASAPTVIADANRHAISDDGVRIGFMQEFLNSSSLPYGHGYTEEMITNDFACYSFDPMEGVRIIMLDDTTENGSTIGDIWAHGRGSLDEERFAWLKAELQKGREDGVLMIIGAHIPIATMEEGAPSGWSLKSEVSQTELITELQKYPNLLMWVSGHNHMNTILPIASPDPAHPEYGFWVVETASLRDFPQEFRTFEITRYSDELVGIKTVCVDVDVEGDPLAEKSRSYSIAVAQMSGKTDVGIENAELLVRVK, encoded by the coding sequence ATGTCACGCATTTTGGCAGTAGTACTTGTACTATTCACCGTGCTGCTGGTGTTTTCCAGCGGTTGTGTGAGTCAAACGGAATCATTGAACACAACGGAGCGTACCGTTGTCCAGGTCGATCCAGGAGCAAACCAGACGATTACGCCGGCAAATCTCAGTATTTACCATTACAACGGGTTCGGCGAATGGACCTACGGGGACGGCGTGCCGCTCACCGTACGGGACGATCTCGCAGGCGGGATGAACGCTTCGGGTGAGGGAACGGAGCTTCTTTCGTTTGCTACGATCTCGGATATCCACATCACGGATGAGGAGTCGCCGCTTCAGGTGATCGCTCTGGGCTATCTCAGACCTTTCCCTTCGGCATACTCCCCGGTCTCGATGTATTCGACCCAGGTTCTGAATGCCGCAGTGAAGACGATCAACAATATCAATAAAGAGAATCAGCTGGACCTTGTTCTCTCGCTTGGCGATGCGGCGAACAATGATCAGTATAACGAACTACGCTGGTATATCGACGTTCTCGACGGAAAGACGATCACTCCGGTTTCGGGAGGAACTGCCGGGAAGGAGAATATCGATTACCAGAAGACGTTTACGGCGGAAGGCCTGGATATGCCCTGGTATCAGACGATCGGCAATCACGATGAGTTCTTTACCGGCGTGTTTGCGATGGATGAGAACCTCAGCAGTGTCCTCATCGGTGATACGGTCGCGAATCTGCGGCTCGATGTGACGGTGACCGGAGACACGTCGCTTACCGGCTATTATTTGGGTGTCTTTAACGGGTCGGACCCGAACGGAACGATCATCGACATGGGCAGTGTTTCCAGCTTTGCGTCGGCCCCGACCGTGATCGCGGATGCAAACCGCCACGCGATCTCGGATGACGGTGTCAGAATCGGGTTCATGCAGGAGTTTTTGAACTCGAGTTCGCTTCCGTACGGTCACGGCTATACGGAAGAGATGATCACGAATGATTTCGCGTGCTATTCGTTCGACCCGATGGAGGGCGTTCGGATCATCATGCTGGATGATACGACGGAGAACGGCTCAACGATCGGCGATATCTGGGCACACGGCCGCGGTTCGCTTGACGAGGAGCGGTTTGCCTGGCTTAAGGCCGAACTGCAGAAGGGACGGGAGGACGGCGTTTTGATGATCATCGGAGCACACATCCCGATCGCGACGATGGAGGAAGGAGCACCTTCCGGCTGGAGTCTGAAATCGGAAGTGTCCCAGACGGAACTGATCACGGAGCTGCAGAAGTATCCGAATCTGCTGATGTGGGTCTCGGGACATAACCATATGAATACGATCCTGCCGATCGCATCCCCCGACCCGGCACATCCGGAGTACGGGTTCTGGGTCGTGGAGACGGCTTCGCTGAGGGATTTCCCGCAGGAGTTCAGGACGTTCGAGATCACGCGGTATTCCGATGAGCTTGTGGGTATCAAGACGGTGTGCGTGGATGTCGATGTGGAAGGAGACCCGCTCGCGGAGAAGTCCAGGTCGTATTCTATCGCGGTGGCACAGATGAGCGGGAAAACCGATGTCGGGATCGAGAATGCGGAGCTTCTCGTCCGGGTTAAGTGA